CTAACACTTTCTCGCCCTTGCTCGCTTTAATAAGGGAGACATTGTCCTGTACCCGTAAATCATTCCTGAACCAAACCAAATTATTCATGCACGCTGTTTTTGTTTCTTCTGCACTTTTCACTACAATATTTTATGGCTTCCCATTTTCTTTCCCATTTTTTTCTCCATACAAACGAAAGTCCACAAACGGGGCAGACTTTAGAGGCAAGATGAAGCTTTTTATGGGCCATTTTTTTTCCTCTGTTTTCACGGTTGGCCGGGCATATGCAAACCTTTTCAGTAGTTTTGGTAAGGCATATCCGTCCAATCCAATATTGGCGATGCTCTGGGCGCTTTCCAAATCCATACTTCCATCGTCAAAAATGGCATTCTCCGGAAGGTACAAATGCTCGATTGCCCCAATGACCATGATGCAGCCGTTCTCTTTAATAGGATATTCATTTACGTAGGAACAACCCAATTTGATATGACTTTCTCTAACGTAGGGCGCTTGGAATCCATCGAGGTATTCCTCGGTCAGACCTGTTTTTTCAAATTCCGATGTTGTTTCCCCATATTTGGCCGAAGTCTGATGGCTTTGTTCGAGTATGGAACTGTTCACATGGTTTACTGTAAAAAAACCAGTAGATTTAATGTTGTTATATGTATCTCTACGCACCGTCAAAGGTCGCAGAATGAAACCGAGCATCGCAGGGTTACTTCCAATATGGGTGATTGAATTAAAAATCCCCAAATTTGTAACTCCGTTAAGGGATTTTGTGCCCAAAAGATTACTTGGTCTATATCCTGATGAACTATTGATTAAATTTGCCCTATATCGATTGGGAAGATTTATTAAATCTGAATGGTTGAAATGCATAACCTTATTTAAAATGTCTAATAAAATTAATTATTACTTAAACAAAAAGAGTTAATATTTAACTAAAACCTGTTTTATTTCTTTTTGCTTCCCCATTAAAAAATATCTCAATCTAGCTTACAACATATGACCCAGACTAAAAGGAACATTGCAATTATAGGCTCAGGACTAGTAGGTTCGTTATTGGCCATTTATTTAAGAAAGTATGGGCATACGATTACGGTCTTTGATAGAAGACCTGATATCCGAGAAGTAGAATTTTCAGGTAGGTCCATTAACCTGGCCATGAGCAATAGAGGGTGGAAGGCACTAAAGGAAGTGAATATCGATGAAGAAATAAGGAAGATTGGAATTCCATTGGATAAGAGGGCGATGCATGTTATAGGAAAGGCGGAATACTATCAAAAATATGGGAAGGAAGGAGAAGCTATATGGTCAATTTCCAGAGGTGTACTCAACAAAAAGATGATCGATCTTGCGGAAAATGCCGGGGTTGAATTTAGATTTGAGGAAAAGGTCTGGGATGTTGACTTACCCAATGCCCAGGTATTTACCGGCGAAACCGAAAAAGGGGAGTGGAAGGCCTATGATTTTGACTTAGTGTTCGGTTGTGACGGGGCTTTTTCGAGGGTACGCCATAAAATGCAGCGAAGGAGTCGGTTCGATTATTCCCAGGACTTCATTGACGTTGGTTATAAGGAACTTACTATTCCTCCCAATGCAGATGGGACGCACAAACTGGACCGAAACTCATTTCATATTTGGCCACGCGGCCAATTTATGTTTATTGCCATGCCCAATTTAGATGGCAGCTTTACCTGTACCCTGTTTATGCCGTTTGAAGGGGATGTTTCCTTTGAAAGTATTAAGACCAAGGAAGATGCCAAACATTTTTTTGGCACCTATTTCCCCAACGTTAAGAACGATATTGAAAACTTAATGCAGGATTTCTTTAAAAACCCTACAAGTGCGATGGTGACCATGAAATGTTACCCATGGACTTATTGGGATAAAGTGGCCCTTGTAGGCGACTCTGCGCATGCCATAGTCCCATTTTATGGACAAGGTATGAATGCAGGTTTTGAGGATATTTATGTGCTAAACTCTATAATACAGGAACAGGGAGATGATTGGGAGGCTATCTTCAAAAATTATCAGGAAGTCCGTAAGCCAAATGGCGATGCGATAGCCGAATTGAGCTATCGAAATTTTATAGAAATGAGTAGCAAAACGGCAGATCCCATGTTTTTGCTACAAAAAAAGATAGAGAAAAGGTTCTCAGAAAAATATCCTGAGAAATGGATTCCTGTATATAGCAGGGTTACTTTTTCGGACCGGCCTTATTCAGAAGCCTTGGCCATAGGTGATTTTCAGGAGAAAATTATGCAAGAAGTGATGGCCATGCCCAAAATTGAGGAGAAATGGGATAGCATTGAGGTAGAAAATAAAATTCTAAAAGCACTTGAAATGGGTCATTGATCGTTGTTGGCTCTCATTTCGGCCTGTCTCATGGGCATACCGTCAATCAGGTCGAAGACTTTTTTAGGGATTAAGGGATAGGTTTCCTTTAACTTAATTCCGCCATCCTTCCCAATTAAAATATAACCGTTGAATTTCTCGGGAAATTCTCTTTCGTAATTTATCCTTTCTTGGCTGATGGTGGTTAGATTTTTATTGAAAAGAAAAAGTACGACTACATCCCTCTCTTGCCAGGAATTCAACTGTGAATTTACTAAGTCAAATGCTCGTTTTGAACTACTCCTTTCTGAATCGGTATCGGTAAGTATTAGAATCCTATTTTTCCATGTATAATCTGATAAGTTTTGTGAATACATTTTTTGAGTGTAGAGGAAGAGTAGGATTATTGCCAGTGGAATTGTTCTTTTCATCACTATATAATATAAATAAAAAAGGCCATCCTAAAAAGATGGCCTAAAAAGTTTTATTTATAAAAAGCTTATAGCTTGGAAAAGAGTTTTTCCATTTTTTCTTGTTCTTCGTCCGCCAAGGCAGGGTCTACCAAAATTCTACCGCTATGTTCATCGGTAATAATTTTTTTTCTGGAAGCTATTTCAACCTGAACCTGTGGTGGTATGGTAAAGAAAGAACCTCCGGAAGCTCCCCTTTCAATAGGTACAACGGCAAGGCCATTTTTTACGTTGTTTCTAATACGGGCGTAAGCCTTTACCAATCTTTCCTCTATTTGATCCTGATATTTCATGGACTCTTCCAAGAGCGCCTTTTCCTCTTTTTCAGTCTCGGCCAAGATGGCATCCAATTCACCTTTTTTGTGCTTAAGGTGTGTTTCACGTTCCGTTAATTTCTCCTTGGTCTCGGCAATAACTTCTTTCTTCTGCTCTATTTGTGCCTTGAATTCCTTAATGTTTTTCTCGGCAAGTTGAATTTCCAATTCCTGAAATTCCAATTCCTTACTAATAGAGTTGAATTCACGACTGTTCCTAACGTTCTTCTGTTGCTCCGTGTATTTTTTTATCAAGGTCTTGGCTTCCTCAATAAGGTTTTTCTTGGCACCGATTTCATAATTAATGGTTTCCAAATCGGTTTTAAGCTTATCCAGTCTTGTTTTTAGGCCAAGTACATCATCCTCTAAATCTTCAACTTCCAAAGGTAGTTCTCCTCGTACATTTCTTATTTCATCAACTCTGGAATCAATTAATTGAAGGTCATACAACGCCCTTAACTTTGCTTCTACAGACGAATCTTCTTTTTTTGCCATATTTAAAAATACTTGATGGGATTTGTTATACTTTCCGATAAACGGACTGCAAAATTAGGAATTTTTTCCGTAAGATAATCAACTAAAAGGTTTTTTGTAAACTGCTCAGTTTCAAAGTGTCCAATATCAGCAATTACCATTTTATTTTCAGCCTCATAAAACTGGTGATATTTCACATCTGCGGTTACGAAAACATCAGCACCTGCAGCTTTTGCGGCACCTATGGCAAATGCGCCACTGCCGCCCAAAACCGCTACTTTTTTAATGGGTTTGTTCCTTAATGCCGAATGCCTTACAACTTGTGCGTCCATTGTTTTTTTTAAATGTCTTAAAAAGGACATTTCCGGTAAGGCTTCCTTCAATTCCCCAATCATTCCCATACCTAAATTTTGGTTTTTGTTTTCTAAGGAATATATTTCATAAGCCACTTCCTCATAGGGGTGATATTCCATTAGGGCACTCAAAATATTCTTTTCAGAGGATTTAAGGTAGGTTACGGAGAACATAGTTTCCGTTTCAAAGTGGGTCTTTCCTATTTCCCCAATGGTAGGGTTACTATTCTCCCCGGCCTTAAAACTTCCTGTACCTTCAAGGGAGAAGCTACAGTTGCTATAGTTTCCAATATTTCCTGCACCGGCCTCAAAAAGTTTTTCTTTTAGATGGTCCGCACTAGCGGTGGGTATATACGTATTGAGCTTCCTGATAGTATTCTTTTTAGGAATCAGTATTTGCGTATTTGTAAGGCCTAATACTTCACAAATTTTTGCATTGACCCCATTTGGAGAGTTGTCCAAGGCAGTATGTATCGCATAAATGCCAATATTGTTCTGAATTGCCTTTAAAACAGTTCTCTCAACATAGTTTTTCCCTGTAATTTTTTTTAATCCGTTAAAAATAATGGGGTGAAAACTTACGATAAGGTTACAGTCGTTTTCGATTGCCTCGTCCACCACACATTCTATAGTATCCAAGGTCACCAAAATACCATTTACCGTCATAGAACTGTCCCCAACCAAGAGGCCTACATTGTCAAAATCCTCCCCATGGTCCAAGGGAGCAAGTTCTTCCAGAATTTGGGCAACTGTTTTAACCGTCATTTTCAATAAATTATAAGGTGGTCAAAGATAAAATATTATAATTTCGTTCAAATGCAACTGCTTAGAAAACTTCTTTTTCCATTTTCCTTACTTTATGGGGCTGTGGTCCATATACGTAATTTTTTGTACGATAGGAATATTTTGATTTCTAAAAAGTTCGATGTAACTACCATTTGTATTGGCAACTTAAGTGTAGGAGGGACGGGCAAAACTCCGATGACGGAGTTTCTTATCGAATTATTACAACCTCATTACAAAATTGCCGTTTTAAGTAGGGGCTATAGAAGAAAATCAGCTGGCTTTGTACTTGCAAATGAAAGCACCACGGTGGAGGAACTAGGGGATGAACCTTTTCAAATTCATCAAAAGTTCAAGGACACTACTGTGGCCGTAGACGCAAATAGGAGAGAGGGCATTAAGAAATTGTCCGAACAGGTGAGCCCTAATCTCATTTTGTTGGATGATGCCTACCAACATAGAAAGGTTAAACCGGATTTTTCTCTCTTGTTAACATCATTTGGTGATCTGTATGTAGATGATTGGTATTTGCCTACAGGCAATTTGCGAGATAGTAAAAAGGCGGCTGGAAGGGCTCATGTTATCATTGTAACCAAGTGCCCGCAAGGTCTATCCGAAGATGACCAAGAGCGGATCAAGAAAAAATTAAAACCAAAAAAACACCAAAAAGTACTTTTTAGCTATTTGGAATATGACAATATGGTCCATGGGCATTTGCACCAATTGGAAGTAGAGGAGCTAAAAGGAAGGAAAATTACTTTGGTAACTGGGATAGCCAATCCTGTGCCTTTGGTAAACCATCTAAAAAATATGGGATTGGACCTGGATCATTTAGCCTTTGGCGACCATCACTTTTTTTCTGAAAGGGAAGTAGAAACTCTTAAGAAGAAAGAGATTATTGTGACTACGGAAAAGGACTATGTACGGTTGGGAAAAGGAATCCCCAATCTTTATTATTTACAGGTAAAACATAGGTTTATGGATGATGGGAAACAAATGATTTCAGAAGCGCTTCAAGAAATTATGAAAGGGAAGTCCTGATTTTCTTGTCGAATATATTTTCACCAATTTTTTGATAGAAGATTTCAGGCTTAAAAGGCTTGGTGATTACATCGTTGCAACCGGCAGCGTAAAAGCTTTCTACACTATCGTCCAAAGAAATGGCGGTCAACGCAATGATTGGAGTCTGTTGGTCAAATTTTCTAATCTGTATGGTTGCTTCTTCCCCACTAATGCCCGGCATATGAATATCCATTAATATCGCATCATAAACGTTCTCCTGTGACAAGGTCACGGCTTCTTCACCACTGCTGGCTATGTCACAGGAAATGTCCTTTTTGTTGAGCATTTTCTTGGTAATCACCTGATTGATCTTATTGTCCTCAACTACCAAAATGTGTAGTCCTTTAAAGTCATAATCACCTTTTGTGATTTCAAAAGACACTTCATCCAAAAGATCGTCCTTACTTGTCATATCAATTTCGAAGATAAAGGAACTTCCTTCACCCAGCTTGCTCTTGAGTTCAATTTCACTTTCAAACAGACCCAAAAGACTTTTTACAATGGTTAGCCCAAGACCTGTACCACCGTACTCCCTGTTTATTTGTATTGATCCTTGCTCAAATCCGTCAAAAATACTTTGCTGTTTTTCCTTGGAAATACCTATACCGTTATCTTTAATTTCAAAATAAACGG
This window of the Maribacter cobaltidurans genome carries:
- a CDS encoding DUF2256 domain-containing protein; this translates as MAHKKLHLASKVCPVCGLSFVWRKKWERKWEAIKYCSEKCRRNKNSVHE
- a CDS encoding Nif3-like dinuclear metal center hexameric protein; protein product: MTVKTVAQILEELAPLDHGEDFDNVGLLVGDSSMTVNGILVTLDTIECVVDEAIENDCNLIVSFHPIIFNGLKKITGKNYVERTVLKAIQNNIGIYAIHTALDNSPNGVNAKICEVLGLTNTQILIPKKNTIRKLNTYIPTASADHLKEKLFEAGAGNIGNYSNCSFSLEGTGSFKAGENSNPTIGEIGKTHFETETMFSVTYLKSSEKNILSALMEYHPYEEVAYEIYSLENKNQNLGMGMIGELKEALPEMSFLRHLKKTMDAQVVRHSALRNKPIKKVAVLGGSGAFAIGAAKAAGADVFVTADVKYHQFYEAENKMVIADIGHFETEQFTKNLLVDYLTEKIPNFAVRLSESITNPIKYF
- a CDS encoding zinc ribbon domain-containing protein — encoded protein: MAKKEDSSVEAKLRALYDLQLIDSRVDEIRNVRGELPLEVEDLEDDVLGLKTRLDKLKTDLETINYEIGAKKNLIEEAKTLIKKYTEQQKNVRNSREFNSISKELEFQELEIQLAEKNIKEFKAQIEQKKEVIAETKEKLTERETHLKHKKGELDAILAETEKEEKALLEESMKYQDQIEERLVKAYARIRNNVKNGLAVVPIERGASGGSFFTIPPQVQVEIASRKKIITDEHSGRILVDPALADEEQEKMEKLFSKL
- a CDS encoding FAD-dependent oxidoreductase, whose amino-acid sequence is MTQTKRNIAIIGSGLVGSLLAIYLRKYGHTITVFDRRPDIREVEFSGRSINLAMSNRGWKALKEVNIDEEIRKIGIPLDKRAMHVIGKAEYYQKYGKEGEAIWSISRGVLNKKMIDLAENAGVEFRFEEKVWDVDLPNAQVFTGETEKGEWKAYDFDLVFGCDGAFSRVRHKMQRRSRFDYSQDFIDVGYKELTIPPNADGTHKLDRNSFHIWPRGQFMFIAMPNLDGSFTCTLFMPFEGDVSFESIKTKEDAKHFFGTYFPNVKNDIENLMQDFFKNPTSAMVTMKCYPWTYWDKVALVGDSAHAIVPFYGQGMNAGFEDIYVLNSIIQEQGDDWEAIFKNYQEVRKPNGDAIAELSYRNFIEMSSKTADPMFLLQKKIEKRFSEKYPEKWIPVYSRVTFSDRPYSEALAIGDFQEKIMQEVMAMPKIEEKWDSIEVENKILKALEMGH
- the lpxK gene encoding tetraacyldisaccharide 4'-kinase, with translation MQLLRKLLFPFSLLYGAVVHIRNFLYDRNILISKKFDVTTICIGNLSVGGTGKTPMTEFLIELLQPHYKIAVLSRGYRRKSAGFVLANESTTVEELGDEPFQIHQKFKDTTVAVDANRREGIKKLSEQVSPNLILLDDAYQHRKVKPDFSLLLTSFGDLYVDDWYLPTGNLRDSKKAAGRAHVIIVTKCPQGLSEDDQERIKKKLKPKKHQKVLFSYLEYDNMVHGHLHQLEVEELKGRKITLVTGIANPVPLVNHLKNMGLDLDHLAFGDHHFFSEREVETLKKKEIIVTTEKDYVRLGKGIPNLYYLQVKHRFMDDGKQMISEALQEIMKGKS
- a CDS encoding DUF4174 domain-containing protein; this translates as MKRTIPLAIILLFLYTQKMYSQNLSDYTWKNRILILTDTDSERSSSKRAFDLVNSQLNSWQERDVVVLFLFNKNLTTISQERINYEREFPEKFNGYILIGKDGGIKLKETYPLIPKKVFDLIDGMPMRQAEMRANNDQ